Proteins from one Sarcophilus harrisii chromosome 2, mSarHar1.11, whole genome shotgun sequence genomic window:
- the C2H16orf46 gene encoding uncharacterized protein C16orf46 homolog isoform X1, which translates to MMNLCQKNQRDSAHGNEIYKTEGSQKLKCMNPDGKREKNHVYCLLDISDNILEQEQNIRSKEFFIGTGWEEAVQGWGMASPTACIWPRKKCKKTKAGECVSSCLLCLNMLQVTDKNLLPEPRPFTESVKPEVKPQASTPVPAVTGKEEVRPPSQEAASCSESLSKEVNKISFPPPTQGERKSLQVKEFVWHPGKWLTPDSFKDVKRLENTGVHLDKDITTLESLNSKSLLVLPPLKTSSKNNLDVIVKKSKGIFTHSEEKLQSSEKAENISSIYGNKTFDHKGEKRIVETIRGSMDKHLKFNDGPSFSSKITRTLFPEPERCCLHWSFLPEKDLAPSPNSVNSKKFSHLTTLRLMEKQGMQNGKVKIRNELRPPVNIRKRNFLEAKRESQSKTLEAKVFSGPMLPSLTVNRVVIPMLPHRLL; encoded by the exons atgATGAATTTATGTCAAAAAAACCAAAGGGATTCAGCACATGGTAATGAAATTTACAAGACGGAAGGAAGCCAAAAACTCAAATGTATGAATccagatggaaaaagagaaaagaatcatgTTTATTGTCTTCTTGATATAAGTGACAATATACTTGAGCAAGAGCAAAATATAAGATCCAAGGAGTTTTTTATTGGCACCGGATGGGAAGAAGCa GTACAAGGCTGGGGTATGGCTTCTCCAACTGCTTGCATTTGGccaagaaagaaatgcaaaaaaacaaaggCAGGAGAATGTGTTAGCAGCTGCTTGCTTTGTTTAAATATGTTACAAGTTACTGACAAAAATTTGTTGCCTGAGCCCAGGCCTTTTACTGAGTCAGTCAAGCCCGAGGTGAAACCGCAAGCCAGCACACCAGTTCCTGCGGTGACAGGAAAGGAAGAGGTCCGTCCTCCAAGCCAGGAAGCAGCCAGCTGCTCAGAAAGTCTATCCAAGGAAGTCAACAAAATCTCATTCCCACCCCCTACCCAGGGGGAACGGAAGAGCCTGCAAGTGAAGGAGTTTGTTTGGCACCCAGGGAAGTGGTTAACACCAGACAGTTTCAAGGATGTTAAAAGGCTAGAAAATACAGGTGTCCACCTAGACAAAGACATCACTACTTTGGAGTCTCTGAATTCCAAGTCTCTCTTAGTTTTGCCTCCCCTCAAAACATCTTCCAAAAATAACTTGGATGTCATTGTAAAGAAGAGTAAAGGCATTTTCACTCATTCAGAAGAGAAACTGCAAAGTTCAGAAAAAGCTGAGAATATTTCCTCTATTTATGGGAACAAGACTTTTGAtcacaaaggagaaaagagaattgtTGAAACAATAAGGGGTTCCATGGACAAGCATCTTAAGTTTAATGATGgaccttctttttcttcaaaaattacaAGGACTTTGTTTCCTGAGCCTGAGCGCTGCTGTTTGCACTGGTCCTTCCTGCCGGAGAAAGATTTGGCACCCAGCCCTAATTCAGTTAATTCTAAAAAGTTTAGTCATCTCACTACCTTGCGGCTAATGGAAAAACAGGGAATGCAGAATGGTAAAGTCAAAATCAGAAATGAGTTAAGACCTCCAGTTAATATCAGAAAGCGAAATTTCCTTGAGGCTAAGCGAGAAAGCCAGTCTAAAACTCTGGAGGCCAAGGTTTTTTCAGGTCCTATGTTGCCATCTCTAACTGTGAACAGAGTTGTAATCCCCATGTTGCCTCATAGactcctataa
- the C2H16orf46 gene encoding uncharacterized protein C16orf46 homolog isoform X2 encodes MMNLCQKNQRDSAHGNEIYKTEGSQKLKCMNPDGKREKNHVYCLLDISDNILEQEQNIRSKEFFIGTGWEEAVQGWGMASPTACIWPRKKCKKTKAGECVSSCLLCLNMLQVTDKNLLPEPRPFTESVKPEVKPQASTPVPAVTGKEEVRPPSQEAASCSESLSKEVNKISFPPPTQGERKSLQVKEFVWHPGKWLTPDSFKDVKRLENTGVHLDKDITTLESLNSKSLLVLPPLKTSSKNNLDVIVKKSKGIFTHSEEKLQSSEKAENISSIYGNKTFDHKGEKRIVETIRGSMDKHLKFNDGPSFSSKITRTLFPEPERCCLHWSFLPEKDLAPSPNSVNSKKFSHLTTLRLMEKQGMQNVWLPYFLRSQQ; translated from the exons atgATGAATTTATGTCAAAAAAACCAAAGGGATTCAGCACATGGTAATGAAATTTACAAGACGGAAGGAAGCCAAAAACTCAAATGTATGAATccagatggaaaaagagaaaagaatcatgTTTATTGTCTTCTTGATATAAGTGACAATATACTTGAGCAAGAGCAAAATATAAGATCCAAGGAGTTTTTTATTGGCACCGGATGGGAAGAAGCa GTACAAGGCTGGGGTATGGCTTCTCCAACTGCTTGCATTTGGccaagaaagaaatgcaaaaaaacaaaggCAGGAGAATGTGTTAGCAGCTGCTTGCTTTGTTTAAATATGTTACAAGTTACTGACAAAAATTTGTTGCCTGAGCCCAGGCCTTTTACTGAGTCAGTCAAGCCCGAGGTGAAACCGCAAGCCAGCACACCAGTTCCTGCGGTGACAGGAAAGGAAGAGGTCCGTCCTCCAAGCCAGGAAGCAGCCAGCTGCTCAGAAAGTCTATCCAAGGAAGTCAACAAAATCTCATTCCCACCCCCTACCCAGGGGGAACGGAAGAGCCTGCAAGTGAAGGAGTTTGTTTGGCACCCAGGGAAGTGGTTAACACCAGACAGTTTCAAGGATGTTAAAAGGCTAGAAAATACAGGTGTCCACCTAGACAAAGACATCACTACTTTGGAGTCTCTGAATTCCAAGTCTCTCTTAGTTTTGCCTCCCCTCAAAACATCTTCCAAAAATAACTTGGATGTCATTGTAAAGAAGAGTAAAGGCATTTTCACTCATTCAGAAGAGAAACTGCAAAGTTCAGAAAAAGCTGAGAATATTTCCTCTATTTATGGGAACAAGACTTTTGAtcacaaaggagaaaagagaattgtTGAAACAATAAGGGGTTCCATGGACAAGCATCTTAAGTTTAATGATGgaccttctttttcttcaaaaattacaAGGACTTTGTTTCCTGAGCCTGAGCGCTGCTGTTTGCACTGGTCCTTCCTGCCGGAGAAAGATTTGGCACCCAGCCCTAATTCAGTTAATTCTAAAAAGTTTAGTCATCTCACTACCTTGCGGCTAATGGAAAAACAGGGAATGCAGAATG